A region from the Lysobacter sp. BMK333-48F3 genome encodes:
- a CDS encoding DUF4097 family beta strand repeat-containing protein — translation MRPTVAPIRFVPALLALALLPLAAQAERHCEHSQPRELKLDLAGVKAVVFETGSDDLHIVGAPGARAEVRGKACASSAADLAGLRLSQRRAGDKLIVRAEHESKLSLSFNRYAYMVLHASLPDSARVQLKTGSGDVDVARVAALSVDVGSGDIKARQVRGLTVADVGSGDVELDDIGSLQVISLGSGDLLARGIGGDAKLGSIGSGDVALERVGGSVSLERIGSGDLEVRDVRGDLRVRSVGSGAVKHTGVVGRVDVPSDD, via the coding sequence ATGCGCCCCACCGTCGCCCCGATCCGTTTCGTTCCCGCCCTGCTCGCCCTGGCCCTGCTGCCGCTGGCGGCCCAGGCCGAGCGGCACTGCGAGCACAGCCAGCCGCGCGAGCTCAAGCTCGACCTCGCCGGAGTCAAGGCGGTGGTGTTCGAGACCGGTTCCGACGACCTGCACATCGTCGGCGCGCCCGGCGCCCGCGCCGAAGTGCGCGGCAAGGCCTGCGCCTCCAGCGCCGCCGACCTGGCCGGGCTGCGCCTGAGCCAGCGCCGCGCCGGCGACAAGCTGATCGTGCGCGCCGAGCACGAGTCCAAGCTCAGTCTGTCGTTCAACCGCTACGCCTACATGGTCCTGCACGCGAGCCTGCCCGACAGCGCCCGGGTCCAGCTCAAGACCGGCTCCGGCGACGTCGATGTCGCCCGGGTCGCGGCGCTGAGCGTCGACGTCGGCTCCGGCGACATCAAGGCGCGCCAGGTGCGCGGCCTGACCGTGGCCGATGTCGGCTCCGGCGATGTCGAGCTGGACGATATCGGCTCGCTGCAGGTGATTTCGCTCGGTTCCGGCGACCTGCTCGCGCGCGGCATCGGCGGCGACGCCAAGCTCGGCTCGATCGGCTCCGGCGACGTCGCCCTGGAACGCGTCGGCGGCTCGGTGAGCCTGGAGCGGATCGGCTCGGGCGATCTGGAAGTGCGCGACGTGCGCGGCGACCTGCGCGTGCGTTCGGTCGGCAGCGGCGCGGTCAAGCACACCGGCGTCGTCGGCCGGGTCGACGTGCCCAGCGACGACTGA
- a CDS encoding DUF2884 family protein, with the protein MKLPFVSALCLALLVAAAGSGCSNGTPEVHVIAPVSLSGDRIQVRGQGGVRAEIGPDGALRIDGQAVSLDPAQLAASRRYYVQAMGMTQDGIAVGKAGAALAGKAVGNVVAGLTQGDTESIERKVEADAKEVERQALRLCERMASLRTAQDELVGALPAFQPFAVLDADSVDDCKH; encoded by the coding sequence ATGAAACTTCCGTTCGTGTCCGCGCTGTGTCTGGCCCTGCTCGTTGCCGCCGCCGGCAGCGGCTGCTCGAACGGCACGCCCGAGGTGCACGTGATCGCGCCGGTCAGCCTGTCCGGCGACCGCATCCAGGTCCGCGGCCAGGGCGGCGTGCGCGCCGAGATCGGCCCCGACGGCGCCTTGCGTATCGACGGCCAAGCGGTCTCGCTCGATCCGGCGCAGTTGGCGGCGAGCCGGCGCTACTACGTCCAGGCGATGGGCATGACCCAGGACGGCATCGCCGTCGGCAAGGCCGGCGCGGCCCTGGCCGGCAAGGCGGTCGGCAACGTCGTCGCCGGCCTGACCCAGGGCGATACCGAGTCGATCGAGCGCAAGGTCGAGGCCGATGCCAAGGAAGTCGAACGCCAGGCGCTACGCCTGTGCGAGCGCATGGCGTCGCTGCGCACCGCCCAGGACGAGCTCGTCGGCGCCCTGCCGGCGTTCCAGCCGTTCGCGGTGCTCGACGCCGATTCGGTCGACGACTGCAAGCATTGA
- the yiaA gene encoding inner membrane protein YiaA, with amino-acid sequence MNRVISRKPSAAFVGASWGALLLGATAFLIGLWNADMLLNEKGYYLTLLLYGLFAAVSVQKSVRDRMEGIPVTGLYYGLAWFSMVGALLLLFVGLWNAQLLLSEKGFYGMAFALSLFGAIAVQKNTRDSSGRDYED; translated from the coding sequence ATGAATCGCGTCATTTCCCGCAAGCCCTCCGCCGCTTTCGTCGGCGCGTCCTGGGGCGCACTGCTGCTCGGCGCAACGGCCTTCCTGATCGGCCTGTGGAACGCCGACATGCTGCTCAACGAGAAGGGCTATTACCTGACCCTGCTGCTGTACGGCCTGTTCGCCGCGGTGTCGGTGCAAAAGAGCGTGCGCGACAGGATGGAGGGCATTCCGGTCACCGGCCTGTACTACGGCCTGGCCTGGTTCTCGATGGTCGGCGCCTTGTTGCTGTTGTTCGTCGGCCTGTGGAACGCGCAACTGTTGCTCAGCGAGAAGGGCTTCTACGGCATGGCCTTCGCCTTGAGCCTGTTCGGCGCGATCGCGGTGCAGAAGAACACCCGCGATTCGTCCGGCCGCGATTACGAAGACTGA
- a CDS encoding diguanylate cyclase, with product MDRAAWRIGGAGLALLCLILGWWSPLRAQTALPPPAAELAVARWTGAEEPALWQVLSGAAASGFAEVEDGRLIPTARREVGWWRLVALRDIAPGNAPQLVLTPPHRKRVELWRPGDSEPLARAIYGDDADYSHSTRFLVFPLPQGLRRGDALYLRMIAADVVPSQVSILPGQEVYRGDIVYVAVRTFVLTVLGLIAALAFGLWIGLRERGYVFLGLTLASQMLAMAIEGGEMRAWLELGPLTLDRRMDIILNTAAVIASLRFFSLFLRLRELQPRAARLLDGCCLLLGGLIAVTVFKTWPYSGSFGNLVLLAAIAVVLYAIANAVWRRQREGMFLLVAWSPLIISLVALVGAYQRWWPMYRWLEFAFPSSLAFSGLALLFGLTSRLRQLRHDRDRAQHRASYDALTGVLARTALEEALAAAVAHAQRSGEALSVLFLDIDHFKRINDEHGHRAGDEALRIVALRARNRLRRGDLCGRYGGDEMVAVLIGADLDEALRVAEHMRLSLNDHPLSIEGRLIPIALSLGVAELRAGESGEQLLRRADAALYASKSAGRDRVSADRGAAGVASVAGAA from the coding sequence ATGGATCGAGCGGCGTGGCGCATCGGCGGGGCAGGACTCGCGCTGTTGTGCCTGATTCTGGGGTGGTGGAGCCCGCTGCGGGCGCAGACCGCTTTGCCGCCGCCGGCCGCCGAGCTGGCGGTCGCGCGCTGGACCGGCGCCGAAGAACCCGCGCTGTGGCAGGTCCTGTCCGGCGCGGCCGCGTCGGGTTTCGCCGAGGTCGAGGACGGCCGGCTGATTCCGACCGCGCGCCGCGAAGTCGGTTGGTGGCGCCTGGTCGCGCTGCGCGACATCGCCCCGGGCAACGCGCCGCAACTGGTGCTGACCCCGCCGCACCGCAAGCGGGTCGAGCTGTGGCGACCCGGCGACAGCGAGCCATTGGCGCGCGCGATCTACGGCGACGACGCCGACTACAGCCACTCGACCCGGTTCCTGGTGTTTCCGCTGCCGCAGGGCCTGCGCCGCGGCGACGCCTTGTACCTGCGCATGATCGCCGCCGACGTGGTGCCGTCGCAGGTTTCGATTTTGCCCGGCCAGGAGGTTTACCGCGGCGACATCGTCTATGTCGCGGTGCGCACCTTCGTGCTGACCGTGCTCGGCCTGATCGCGGCGCTGGCGTTCGGCCTGTGGATCGGCCTGCGCGAGCGCGGCTACGTGTTCCTCGGCCTGACCCTGGCCAGCCAGATGCTGGCGATGGCGATCGAGGGCGGCGAGATGCGCGCCTGGCTGGAACTGGGGCCGCTGACCCTGGACCGGCGCATGGACATCATCCTCAACACCGCGGCGGTGATCGCTTCGCTGCGCTTCTTCAGCCTGTTCCTGCGCCTGCGCGAGCTGCAGCCGCGCGCGGCGCGGCTGCTCGACGGCTGCTGCCTGCTGCTCGGCGGCCTGATCGCGGTGACCGTGTTCAAGACCTGGCCCTACAGCGGCAGCTTCGGCAACCTGGTGCTGTTGGCGGCGATCGCGGTGGTGCTGTACGCGATCGCCAACGCGGTGTGGCGGCGCCAGCGCGAAGGCATGTTCCTGCTGGTCGCTTGGAGTCCGCTGATCATCAGTCTGGTGGCCCTGGTCGGCGCCTACCAGCGCTGGTGGCCGATGTACCGCTGGCTGGAGTTCGCCTTTCCCTCCAGCCTGGCCTTCAGCGGCCTGGCGCTGCTGTTCGGCCTGACCTCGCGCCTGCGCCAGCTGCGTCACGACCGCGACCGCGCCCAGCACCGCGCGTCCTACGACGCGCTGACCGGGGTGCTGGCGCGTACCGCGCTGGAGGAGGCGCTGGCCGCGGCGGTGGCGCATGCGCAGCGCAGCGGCGAGGCCTTGTCGGTGCTGTTCCTGGACATCGACCATTTCAAGCGCATCAACGACGAGCACGGTCACCGCGCCGGCGACGAGGCCCTGCGCATCGTCGCCCTGCGCGCGCGCAACCGCTTGCGCCGCGGCGATCTGTGCGGGCGCTACGGCGGCGACGAAATGGTCGCGGTGCTGATCGGCGCGGACCTGGACGAGGCGCTGCGGGTGGCCGAGCACATGCGCCTGTCCTTGAACGATCACCCCTTGTCGATCGAGGGCCGGCTGATCCCGATCGCGTTGAGCCTGGGCGTGGCCGAACTGCGGGCGGGCGAGAGCGGCGAACAACTGCTGCGCCGCGCCGATGCGGCCTTGTACGCCAGCAAGAGCGCCGGCCGCGACCGGGTCAGCGCCGACCGCGGCGCAGCGGGCGTGGCCTCGGTCGCCGGCGCGGCCTGA
- a CDS encoding class II fumarate hydratase, which translates to MASKRKTPAAGAAGKQDKAPGTKAARGGKAGKTAGKTAQAAAGFRIEHDSMGELSVPEQALWGAQTQRAVQNFPISGVPMPREFIRALALVKGAAAEVNGGFGLLGKAQAAAIRAAAAQVAAGEHDAQFPIDVFQTGSGTSSNMNANEVIATLASRSGRQPIHPNDHVNLGQSSNDVIPTAIRVSAQLATVETLLPALAHLRKTIERRARELSKVVKTGRTHLMDAMPLTFGQEFGAWAAQLDSAQQRIEDSLKRLRRLPIGGTAIGTGINADPRFGKAMAKALSAATGTRFESAGDKFEGLAAQDDAVELSGQLGALAVALSKISNDLRWMNSGPLAGLGEIELPALQPGSSIMPGKVNPVIPEALAMVCAQVVGHHAAITVAGQSGNFQLNVMLPLIAYDLLDSIRLLGNAMRLLADSAIAGLRVREERVREALDRNPILVTALNPIIGYEKAAAIAKRAYKEGRPVLEVALEDSGLSEKQLRRLLDPAALTRGGIQAGGGGAGG; encoded by the coding sequence ATGGCGAGCAAACGCAAGACCCCGGCCGCGGGCGCGGCCGGCAAGCAGGACAAGGCGCCGGGCACGAAAGCGGCCCGCGGCGGGAAAGCCGGCAAGACGGCCGGCAAGACGGCCCAGGCCGCGGCGGGCTTCCGCATCGAACACGACAGCATGGGCGAGCTCAGCGTCCCCGAGCAGGCCCTGTGGGGCGCGCAGACCCAGCGCGCGGTGCAGAACTTCCCGATCTCCGGCGTGCCGATGCCGCGCGAGTTCATCCGCGCCCTGGCCCTGGTCAAGGGCGCCGCGGCCGAGGTCAACGGCGGCTTCGGCCTGCTCGGCAAGGCCCAGGCTGCGGCGATCCGCGCCGCCGCCGCGCAGGTCGCCGCCGGCGAGCACGACGCGCAGTTCCCGATCGACGTGTTCCAGACCGGCTCGGGCACCTCGAGCAACATGAACGCCAACGAGGTCATCGCCACCCTGGCTTCGCGCAGCGGCCGCCAGCCGATCCACCCCAACGACCACGTCAACCTCGGCCAGAGCTCCAACGACGTCATCCCGACCGCGATCCGGGTGTCGGCGCAGCTGGCGACGGTGGAGACCCTGCTGCCGGCGCTGGCGCATCTGCGCAAGACCATCGAGCGCCGTGCGCGCGAGCTGTCCAAGGTGGTCAAGACCGGCCGCACCCATCTGATGGACGCGATGCCGCTGACCTTCGGCCAGGAGTTCGGCGCCTGGGCGGCGCAGCTGGACTCGGCGCAGCAGCGCATCGAGGACAGCCTCAAGCGGCTGCGCCGGCTGCCGATCGGCGGCACCGCGATCGGCACCGGCATCAACGCCGATCCGCGCTTCGGCAAGGCCATGGCCAAGGCCTTGTCGGCGGCGACCGGCACCCGCTTCGAGTCGGCCGGCGACAAGTTCGAAGGCCTGGCGGCGCAGGACGACGCGGTCGAACTGTCCGGCCAGCTCGGCGCGCTGGCGGTGGCGCTGAGCAAGATCTCCAACGACCTGCGCTGGATGAACTCCGGTCCGTTGGCCGGCCTGGGCGAGATCGAACTGCCGGCCCTGCAGCCGGGCAGCTCGATCATGCCGGGCAAGGTCAACCCGGTGATTCCCGAAGCGCTGGCGATGGTCTGCGCCCAGGTCGTGGGCCACCACGCCGCGATCACCGTGGCCGGGCAGAGCGGCAATTTCCAGCTCAACGTGATGCTGCCGCTGATCGCCTACGACCTGCTCGATTCGATCCGCCTGCTCGGCAACGCGATGCGCCTGCTCGCCGACAGCGCGATCGCCGGGCTGCGGGTGCGCGAGGAGCGGGTGCGCGAAGCGCTGGACCGCAATCCGATCCTGGTCACCGCACTCAATCCGATCATCGGCTACGAAAAGGCCGCGGCGATCGCCAAGCGCGCCTACAAGGAGGGCCGGCCGGTGCTGGAGGTGGCGCTGGAGGACAGCGGCCTGAGCGAGAAACAACTGCGCCGGCTGCTCGACCCGGCCGCGCTGACCCGCGGCGGAATCCAGGCCGGCGGGGGCGGCGCCGGCGGCTGA
- the purB gene encoding adenylosuccinate lyase has protein sequence MSADPKTTLLALSPLDGRYAGKVDALRPIFSEFGLIKARVKVEVEWLLALANEPGIVELAPFSEAAAARLRLLADELSIEDAARVKEIERTTNHDVKAVEYLIKERLKDDAELGPALEFVHFACTSEDINNLSYALMLNQARQHVLLPRLDELIQKLRAMAHEYAALPMLSRTHGQTASPSTVGKEIANVVARLQRQGETLAGAQMPGKINGAVGNYNAHLSAYPDIDWPAFSQRFVGSLGLDWQPYTTQIEPHDGIAELCDAQRRIDTICIDLCRDVWGYISLGYFKQAVKAGEVGSSTMPHKVNPIDFENAEGNFGIANALFEHFTAKLPISRWQRDLTDSTVLRALGTAFGHALIGLDALQRGLGKLSANPERLAADLDASWEVLAEAVQTVMRRHGLPNPYEQLKALTRGQGINEASMREFIASLDLPAEAKQRLLAMTPGSYTGLAEQLAREI, from the coding sequence ATGTCCGCCGACCCCAAGACCACCCTGCTCGCCCTGTCCCCGCTCGATGGCCGCTACGCCGGCAAGGTCGACGCGTTGCGGCCGATCTTCTCCGAATTCGGCCTGATCAAGGCCCGCGTCAAGGTTGAGGTGGAGTGGCTGCTGGCGCTGGCCAACGAACCGGGCATCGTCGAGCTGGCGCCGTTCTCCGAGGCCGCGGCCGCGCGCCTGCGCCTGCTCGCCGACGAGCTGTCGATCGAGGACGCGGCGCGGGTTAAGGAGATCGAGCGCACCACCAACCACGACGTCAAGGCGGTCGAGTACCTGATCAAGGAGCGGCTGAAGGACGACGCCGAGCTCGGCCCGGCCCTGGAATTCGTCCATTTCGCCTGCACCAGCGAGGACATCAACAACCTCAGCTACGCGCTGATGCTCAACCAGGCCCGCCAGCACGTGTTGCTGCCGCGCCTGGACGAGCTGATCCAGAAGCTGCGCGCGATGGCGCACGAGTACGCCGCGCTGCCGATGCTGTCGCGCACCCACGGCCAGACCGCCTCGCCGAGCACGGTCGGCAAGGAGATCGCCAACGTGGTCGCGCGCCTGCAGCGCCAGGGCGAAACCCTGGCCGGGGCGCAGATGCCGGGCAAGATCAACGGCGCGGTCGGCAACTACAACGCCCACCTCTCGGCCTACCCGGACATCGATTGGCCGGCGTTCTCGCAGCGCTTCGTCGGCTCGCTGGGCCTGGACTGGCAGCCCTACACCACCCAGATCGAACCGCACGACGGCATCGCCGAACTCTGCGACGCCCAGCGCCGCATCGACACCATCTGCATCGATCTGTGCCGCGACGTCTGGGGCTACATCTCGCTGGGTTATTTCAAGCAGGCGGTCAAGGCCGGCGAAGTCGGCAGCTCGACCATGCCGCACAAGGTCAACCCGATCGACTTCGAGAACGCCGAGGGCAACTTCGGCATCGCCAACGCGCTGTTCGAGCATTTCACCGCCAAGCTGCCGATCAGCCGCTGGCAGCGCGACCTGACCGACTCGACCGTGCTGCGCGCGCTCGGCACCGCCTTCGGCCACGCCCTGATCGGCCTGGACGCCCTGCAGCGCGGGCTGGGCAAGCTCAGCGCCAACCCCGAGCGCCTGGCCGCCGACCTGGACGCGTCCTGGGAAGTGCTGGCCGAGGCCGTGCAGACGGTGATGCGCCGCCACGGCCTGCCCAACCCCTACGAACAGCTCAAGGCGCTGACCCGCGGCCAGGGCATCAACGAGGCCTCGATGCGCGAATTCATCGCCTCGCTGGACCTGCCGGCCGAGGCCAAGCAGCGCCTGCTGGCGATGACCCCAGGCAGCTACACCGGCCTGGCCGAGCAGCTCGCGCGCGAGATCTGA
- the bla gene encoding subclass B3 metallo-beta-lactamase, producing MRLRAGFSAASLLCLLTACAAHAPAKPDPSAGPAFAPCEADPDWNQPTQPRRIHGNTWYVGTCGLSAVLITSAQGHVLIDGASERGGPLIEASIRALGIDPRQVRYLLNSHEHNDHAGGLAHLQRVTGATVVARAPAIAALQSGKGDRSDPQFLSVSRFAPVRAVQRIGDGDTLRLGPIELTAHATPGHTPGGTSWSWRACDEAGDCKAIAYADSLTPLTDEAYRYSDEAAHPGVLAAFRRSIQTVADLPCDILVTPHPNASNLLARLDAPGPAPQGTASYCRAYAASGNGKLEEQLRKEAAPAP from the coding sequence ATGCGATTGCGTGCCGGTTTTTCCGCCGCCTCCCTGCTCTGCCTGTTGACCGCCTGCGCCGCGCACGCGCCGGCCAAGCCCGACCCGAGCGCCGGCCCGGCCTTCGCGCCCTGCGAAGCCGATCCGGACTGGAACCAGCCGACCCAGCCGCGACGCATCCACGGCAACACCTGGTATGTCGGCACCTGCGGCCTCAGCGCGGTGTTGATCACCTCCGCGCAGGGTCATGTGCTGATCGACGGCGCCAGCGAACGCGGCGGCCCGCTGATCGAGGCCAGCATCCGTGCGCTCGGCATCGACCCGCGCCAGGTCCGCTACCTGCTCAACTCGCACGAACACAACGACCACGCCGGCGGCCTGGCCCATCTGCAGCGCGTCACCGGCGCGACCGTGGTCGCGCGCGCGCCGGCGATCGCGGCGCTGCAAAGCGGCAAGGGCGACCGCAGCGACCCGCAGTTCCTCAGCGTGTCGCGGTTCGCGCCGGTGCGCGCGGTGCAGCGCATCGGCGACGGCGACACCCTGCGCCTGGGCCCGATCGAGCTGACCGCGCACGCCACGCCCGGCCACACCCCCGGCGGCACCAGTTGGAGCTGGCGCGCCTGCGACGAGGCCGGCGACTGCAAGGCGATCGCCTACGCCGACAGCCTCACCCCGCTCACCGACGAGGCCTATAGATATAGCGACGAGGCCGCGCATCCGGGCGTGCTGGCGGCGTTCCGGCGCAGCATCCAGACCGTCGCCGACCTGCCCTGCGACATCCTGGTCACCCCGCATCCGAACGCCAGCAACCTGCTCGCGCGCCTGGACGCGCCGGGCCCGGCGCCGCAGGGCACGGCCAGCTACTGCCGGGCCTACGCCGCGTCCGGCAACGGCAAGCTCGAGGAACAGCTGCGCAAGGAAGCCGCCCCGGCGCCCTGA
- a CDS encoding VOC family protein: protein MQQLINIDVPDLDAALAFYTRAFGLHIGRRLGADAIELLGGAAPIYLLRKPEGSPAAGDETRRYARHWSPIHLDVAVTDLDAALASALAAGARQEGRIRSANWGRIVAIADPFGHGWCLLQFLGRGYDEITG from the coding sequence ATGCAGCAACTGATCAATATCGATGTGCCCGACCTGGACGCCGCGCTGGCGTTCTACACCCGCGCCTTCGGCCTGCACATCGGCCGCCGTCTCGGTGCGGACGCGATCGAACTGCTCGGCGGCGCCGCGCCGATCTATCTGCTGCGCAAGCCCGAGGGCTCGCCGGCGGCCGGCGACGAGACCCGCCGCTACGCCCGCCATTGGTCGCCGATCCATCTCGACGTGGCGGTGACCGACCTCGACGCGGCCCTGGCCAGCGCCCTGGCCGCCGGCGCGCGCCAGGAAGGCCGGATCCGCAGTGCGAACTGGGGCCGGATCGTCGCCATCGCCGATCCGTTCGGCCACGGCTGGTGCCTGCTGCAATTCCTCGGCCGCGGCTACGACGAAATCACTGGTTGA
- a CDS encoding lipase family protein, giving the protein MSFVSDIAGTVSRVVEQLLQREPPPPPPALSAEQIQARADAATSDPQQRELLVQGYTQAQQDRDGALWQQTEQLQTLYHDREVLTLSRSLGADDSVPEGWQRASDAQLAQYGLSAEQLHPQGSGFNAQLFIPDPAVFGPDAAPVLQFEGTDFGDLEDVNADVAQAIGNDEAYYNQAIDIAQSVAEHGGDDVVFSGHSLGGGLATAAALVTGNRGVVSNPAGVHPATVEAALAERGLSFEQADGNITTYAVDGDLLTELQAATSGLSADNADGFAAILNGVGLAANRFQDEVRLPTDATAEGVLNLPDAVGRRVTLDATDEQGDPRPDIVSLEDTIDGINAASDQLPIGELGDVAETVGDGGGLFGDIVGGFGDLVDSGTEFIDEHLPGPAGAIVGAFGDGVETLGDGIESLGDLVEQGGDLAADATDAIETGVATALEAGLEPDTIPSVLEMVDRHSFGVFDDSMASHIGEQEAALRERLGQ; this is encoded by the coding sequence ATGTCTTTCGTCAGCGATATCGCCGGTACCGTCAGCCGCGTCGTCGAGCAGTTGCTGCAACGCGAACCGCCGCCGCCCCCGCCGGCGCTGAGCGCCGAACAGATCCAGGCCCGCGCCGATGCGGCGACCTCCGACCCGCAGCAGCGCGAGCTGCTGGTGCAGGGCTACACCCAGGCCCAGCAGGATCGCGACGGCGCGCTGTGGCAGCAGACCGAGCAATTGCAGACCCTTTACCACGACCGCGAGGTACTGACCCTGAGCCGTTCGCTGGGCGCCGACGACAGCGTGCCGGAGGGCTGGCAGCGCGCCAGCGATGCGCAACTGGCGCAGTACGGGCTCAGCGCCGAGCAACTGCATCCGCAGGGCTCGGGCTTCAACGCGCAATTGTTCATTCCCGACCCGGCGGTGTTCGGGCCGGACGCGGCGCCGGTGCTGCAGTTCGAAGGCACCGATTTCGGCGACCTGGAAGACGTCAACGCCGACGTCGCCCAGGCAATCGGCAACGACGAGGCCTATTACAACCAGGCCATCGACATCGCCCAGTCGGTCGCCGAGCACGGCGGCGACGACGTGGTCTTCAGCGGCCACTCGCTCGGCGGCGGCCTGGCCACCGCCGCGGCCCTGGTCACCGGCAACCGCGGCGTGGTGTCCAACCCGGCCGGCGTGCATCCGGCCACGGTCGAGGCCGCGCTGGCCGAACGCGGCCTGAGCTTCGAGCAGGCCGACGGCAACATCACCACCTACGCGGTCGACGGCGACCTGCTGACCGAGCTGCAGGCGGCCACCAGCGGCCTGTCGGCCGACAACGCCGACGGCTTCGCCGCGATCCTCAACGGCGTCGGCCTGGCGGCGAACCGGTTCCAGGACGAGGTCCGCCTGCCGACCGACGCCACCGCCGAGGGCGTGCTCAACCTGCCCGATGCGGTCGGGCGCCGGGTGACCCTGGACGCCACCGACGAACAGGGCGATCCGCGCCCGGACATCGTCTCGCTGGAAGACACCATCGACGGGATCAACGCCGCCTCCGACCAGTTGCCGATCGGCGAACTCGGCGACGTGGCCGAGACCGTCGGCGACGGCGGCGGCCTGTTCGGCGATATCGTCGGCGGCTTCGGCGACCTGGTCGACAGCGGCACCGAATTCATCGACGAACATCTGCCCGGCCCGGCCGGCGCGATCGTCGGCGCGTTCGGCGACGGCGTGGAGACCCTGGGCGACGGCATCGAATCGCTGGGCGATCTGGTCGAGCAAGGCGGCGACCTCGCCGCCGACGCGACCGACGCGATCGAGACCGGCGTCGCCACCGCGCTCGAGGCCGGGCTGGAGCCCGACACCATCCCGAGCGTGCTGGAAATGGTCGACCGGCACAGCTTCGGCGTATTCGACGATTCCATGGCCAGCCACATCGGCGAGCAGGAAGCGGCGCTGCGCGAACGGCTGGGGCAGTGA
- a CDS encoding ankyrin repeat domain-containing protein, producing the protein MTATPHLEQHFSGPELALAEAAAAGRRDEVLRLAREERADPNAVSPGGLPLLAWPILHGNAEGAAALLDAGADPNRAVPALGTVMVWAAKAERPELLRTLLEHGGDPDAHDLDRQPLTRVAALAGHWDNVRLLIEHGAQVDAVAHDRRGDTLLAYYSRGQFDKAHWLLERGADPGHRLDHAADPQRVGAQPVVENVYWWPVDAGKFPQLAQWQQRCQALLAARGLRLPQEPAHLARLRAAQGGAGAAPARDLGEEIERRERELGQALPQR; encoded by the coding sequence ATGACCGCCACCCCGCACCTGGAGCAGCATTTCAGCGGCCCCGAACTGGCCCTGGCCGAAGCCGCCGCGGCCGGTCGCCGCGACGAAGTGCTGCGCCTGGCGAGGGAAGAGCGCGCCGACCCCAACGCGGTTTCGCCCGGCGGCCTGCCCTTGCTGGCCTGGCCGATCCTGCATGGCAACGCCGAGGGTGCGGCCGCCCTGCTCGACGCTGGCGCCGACCCCAATCGCGCCGTGCCCGCGCTCGGCACGGTGATGGTCTGGGCGGCCAAGGCCGAGCGGCCGGAGCTGCTGCGCACCCTGCTCGAACACGGCGGCGACCCCGATGCGCACGACCTGGACCGCCAGCCCTTGACCCGGGTCGCGGCGCTGGCCGGGCATTGGGACAACGTGCGCCTGCTGATCGAACACGGCGCGCAAGTCGACGCGGTCGCCCACGACCGCCGCGGCGACACCTTGCTGGCCTATTACTCGCGCGGCCAGTTCGACAAGGCGCACTGGCTGTTGGAACGCGGCGCGGACCCCGGCCATCGCCTGGACCACGCCGCCGACCCGCAGCGTGTCGGCGCCCAGCCGGTGGTCGAGAACGTCTACTGGTGGCCGGTCGACGCCGGCAAGTTTCCGCAGTTGGCGCAGTGGCAGCAGCGCTGCCAGGCCCTGCTCGCCGCGCGCGGCCTGCGCCTGCCGCAGGAGCCGGCGCATCTTGCCCGGCTGCGCGCCGCCCAGGGCGGCGCCGGCGCCGCGCCCGCGCGCGACCTCGGCGAGGAGATCGAGCGCCGCGAACGCGAACTGGGCCAGGCCCTGCCGCAACGCTGA